From Streptomyces sp. NBC_00683, one genomic window encodes:
- a CDS encoding GntR family transcriptional regulator: MTGAVPSRHHDIADDLRHQITTGRIKFGERLPSEVCLADRFKVSTVTLRRALAILQGEGLIEKIQGKGNYVRRPRRKIMYVGGWGTLDPWTAAEPTLRVTVRSTTVPASVHLTTLLKVPTGSPLTEYFCLSLEQGSPHGLARIYIPRDLAPAEVLDDGSTCREAITRFAVLGPSPATVRETVCARSPTPDEASALRIGSTAAVLAITRIATDSTGRVIEAALLAFPGDRVDAVFTAHHVLDERQTQG; encoded by the coding sequence GTGACCGGCGCCGTGCCCTCGCGTCACCACGACATCGCCGACGACCTTCGCCACCAGATCACGACGGGCCGCATCAAGTTTGGCGAGCGCCTACCGTCCGAAGTCTGCCTGGCCGACCGGTTCAAGGTCAGCACAGTGACCCTGCGACGTGCCCTCGCCATACTCCAGGGCGAAGGGCTCATCGAGAAGATCCAGGGCAAGGGGAACTACGTCCGTCGCCCTCGCCGCAAGATCATGTACGTCGGCGGCTGGGGCACGCTGGACCCCTGGACCGCCGCTGAGCCAACGTTGCGCGTCACGGTTCGCAGCACCACGGTTCCGGCCTCCGTGCACCTGACGACGTTGCTGAAGGTGCCAACGGGCAGTCCCCTCACAGAGTACTTCTGTCTCAGCCTCGAACAAGGGTCTCCGCACGGCCTGGCCCGCATCTACATCCCGCGCGACCTGGCCCCGGCCGAAGTGCTCGACGACGGCTCCACGTGCCGGGAAGCGATCACGAGATTCGCCGTCCTCGGCCCGTCGCCGGCCACCGTCCGAGAGACGGTCTGCGCTCGATCCCCCACCCCGGACGAAGCCTCGGCCCTCCGGATTGGATCTACCGCGGCAGTCCTCGCGATCACTCGTATCGCCACCGACTCCACCGGCCGCGTTATTGAGGCGGCACTCCTGGCTTTCCCAGGAGACCGCGTCGACGCCGTTTTCACCGCCCACCACGTGCTTGACGAGAGGCAGACCCAAGGATGA